The Rhodospirillales bacterium genome has a window encoding:
- the sseA gene encoding 3-mercaptopyruvate sulfurtransferase, with the protein MKRGKSLVSTDWLADRIDAPDIRVVDGSWYLPTEERDPRAEYAERHIPGAVFFDIDGISDDKSDLPHMLPSPEKFSSRARKLGLGDGVRIVVYDGGNMMAAARVWWMFRVFGHEDVAVLDGGLARWMAEERPVDDEAVIPRERHLTARMNSFLVRDREQMLNNLSTGREQVVDARGAGRFTGEEPEIRPGLRGGHIPGSRNLPCSTLLNDDATVKDDDAIRAAFADLGVDPSKPVATTCGSGISACFLALALDLIGARKVAVYDGSWTEWGGRDDTPVETGPAA; encoded by the coding sequence ATGAAACGTGGCAAGAGCCTGGTCTCGACCGACTGGCTGGCGGATCGCATCGACGCACCCGACATCCGCGTCGTCGACGGATCGTGGTATCTGCCGACCGAGGAGCGCGACCCCAGGGCTGAATACGCCGAACGGCACATCCCCGGTGCGGTCTTCTTCGATATCGACGGGATTTCCGACGACAAGTCGGACCTGCCGCACATGCTGCCCTCGCCCGAAAAGTTCTCGAGCCGGGCCCGCAAGCTGGGACTGGGCGATGGCGTGCGAATCGTGGTTTACGACGGCGGCAACATGATGGCCGCAGCGCGGGTCTGGTGGATGTTCCGGGTCTTCGGCCACGAGGACGTCGCGGTGCTCGACGGCGGCCTTGCCAGGTGGATGGCCGAGGAACGGCCGGTCGACGATGAAGCCGTCATCCCGCGCGAGCGCCATCTGACCGCGCGCATGAACTCCTTCCTGGTCCGCGACCGGGAGCAGATGCTCAACAACCTGAGCACCGGGCGCGAACAGGTCGTGGACGCACGCGGTGCGGGTCGGTTCACGGGCGAGGAGCCTGAAATCCGCCCCGGTCTGCGCGGTGGCCATATCCCCGGCAGCCGCAACCTGCCCTGTTCGACGCTGCTCAACGACGACGCGACGGTGAAGGACGACGACGCCATCCGCGCCGCCTTTGCAGACCTGGGTGTCGATCCGTCGAAGCCGGTCGCCACCACATGCGGTTCGGGCATCAGTGCCTGCTTCCTGGCACTCGCGCTTGATCTGATCGGTGCGCGCAAGGTTGCGGTCTACGACGGCTCCTGGACCGAATGGGGCGGACGCGACGACACGCCCGTGGAAACCGGCCCCGCCGCTTGA
- a CDS encoding alanyl-tRNA editing protein — translation MELVFRDDAYAASCEAKVTWAEAGRIRLDRTVFYPTGGGQPGDTGRLTLADGSVVEIADTVKGDHLEDVVNIVAEGATLPAVGTPVAAEIDWERRFKHMRMHTTLHVICALVDAEITGASVGAEKSRIDLNWPQPDMTRDDLTAKLAAIVAADHPVRPIWIADDELDARPELIRTMSVKPPRGMGRVRLLEIEGVDLQPCGGTHVSRTGDLGQVAVSRIENKGRQNRRVNVVLLD, via the coding sequence ATGGAGCTCGTGTTCCGCGATGACGCCTATGCGGCGTCCTGCGAGGCCAAGGTCACATGGGCCGAGGCCGGGCGCATCCGGCTCGATCGCACGGTCTTCTACCCGACCGGCGGCGGCCAGCCGGGCGACACCGGCCGCCTGACGCTGGCCGACGGCTCGGTCGTCGAGATCGCGGACACGGTCAAGGGCGATCATCTGGAAGACGTCGTCAACATTGTCGCCGAAGGGGCCACCCTTCCGGCGGTCGGTACACCGGTCGCCGCGGAGATCGACTGGGAACGGCGCTTCAAACACATGCGCATGCACACCACGCTTCATGTGATCTGCGCCCTGGTCGATGCGGAGATCACCGGTGCATCGGTGGGCGCCGAAAAGAGCCGGATCGATCTCAACTGGCCGCAGCCCGACATGACCAGGGACGATCTCACCGCGAAGCTCGCCGCCATCGTTGCGGCCGACCATCCGGTCCGACCGATCTGGATCGCCGACGACGAACTCGACGCACGGCCCGAGCTGATCCGCACCATGTCGGTCAAGCCGCCGCGTGGTATGGGCAGGGTACGTCTGCTGGAAATCGAGGGCGTCGACCTTCAGCCCTGCGGCGGCACCCATGTGTCGCGCACGGGCGATCTCGGCCAGGTCGCGGTCTCCAGGATCGAAAACAAGGGCAGGCAGAATCGACGCGTGAACGTCGTCCTGCTCGACTGA